The following coding sequences are from one Microbacterium wangchenii window:
- a CDS encoding YraN family protein produces the protein MAAKDDFGRAGEDRAAAHLRAHGYTLLDRNWRCPQGEIDLVAVRGRDLVVVEVKSRRSDAFGHPLEAIDERKAARLWRLALAWIASHPADARGRRLRVDAIALTGVDPATAMLEHLEDAL, from the coding sequence ATGGCAGCCAAGGACGACTTCGGCAGGGCGGGCGAGGATCGTGCGGCCGCGCACCTGCGGGCGCACGGGTACACCCTCCTCGACCGCAACTGGCGGTGCCCTCAGGGGGAGATCGACCTCGTCGCCGTGCGCGGCCGCGACCTCGTCGTCGTGGAGGTCAAGTCCCGCCGCTCGGACGCATTCGGCCATCCCCTCGAGGCCATCGACGAGCGCAAGGCGGCGCGACTGTGGCGCCTGGCGCTGGCGTGGATCGCGTCCCACCCCGCCGACGCGCGCGGCCGGCGGCTGCGCGTGGACGCGATCGCGCTGACCGGCGTCGATCCGGCCACCGCGATGCTGGAGCACCTCGAGGATGCGCTGTGA
- the rimM gene encoding ribosome maturation factor RimM (Essential for efficient processing of 16S rRNA), with translation MSDAAQPRPAKPPRTQLRVGRLVKAHGLKGALKLELYTDDPEGRFVPGATFTLQVPTSSPWHGKTLTVREFRWMNSHAVAFFEGVDDRSAAEELVRAILWIDEDAATSPAEDDAWYDHQLVGLDVVRDGEVVGRVARVDHMPAQDLLIVTAGEREVLVPFVKAIVPEVDVSAGRVVVTPPPGLFEELPPAADDEPEPAEAVPASDEDEPRED, from the coding sequence ATGTCGGACGCAGCACAGCCCCGACCCGCCAAGCCCCCGCGCACGCAACTGCGCGTGGGCCGGCTGGTCAAGGCGCACGGGCTCAAGGGCGCCCTCAAGCTCGAGCTGTACACCGATGACCCCGAGGGCCGGTTCGTCCCTGGCGCGACGTTCACACTGCAGGTGCCGACGTCCTCGCCGTGGCACGGCAAGACGCTCACCGTGCGGGAGTTCCGCTGGATGAACAGTCACGCCGTCGCCTTCTTCGAGGGCGTGGACGACCGTTCCGCCGCCGAGGAGCTCGTCCGCGCCATCCTCTGGATCGATGAGGATGCCGCGACCTCTCCCGCCGAGGACGACGCGTGGTACGACCACCAGCTGGTGGGCCTGGACGTCGTGCGCGACGGCGAGGTGGTCGGACGCGTGGCGCGCGTGGACCACATGCCCGCGCAGGACCTGCTGATCGTGACGGCGGGCGAGCGCGAGGTCCTCGTGCCGTTCGTGAAGGCGATCGTCCCCGAGGTCGATGTCTCCGCCGGGCGCGTGGTGGTCACCCCGCCGCCCGGGCTGTTCGAGGAGCTGCCCCCGGCGGCCGACGACGAGCCGGAGCCGGCCGAAGCCGTTCCCGCATCCGACGAGGACGAGCCCCGGGAGGACTGA
- the map gene encoding type I methionyl aminopeptidase produces the protein MIELRTPAEIEAMRPAGRFVAEALATLRDETKVGTNLLAIDRRAHDMIRRAGAESCYIDYHPSFGASPFGKVICTSINDAVLHGLPHDYALRDGDLVTLDFAVSVDGWVADSAVSFVVGTPRDEDLALIDTTERALDAAIHAATVGNRIGDISAAIAAVARADGYSINNDFGGHGVGREMHGDPHVANDGKPGRGYPLRAGLVLALEPWFLATTDKLITDPDGWTLRSADGSRGAHSEHTVAITEEGPVILTDRSFLGVD, from the coding sequence ATGATCGAGTTGCGCACCCCGGCGGAGATCGAGGCGATGCGGCCGGCCGGCCGCTTCGTGGCGGAGGCGCTGGCGACCCTGCGCGATGAGACCAAGGTGGGCACCAACCTGCTGGCGATCGACCGTCGCGCCCACGACATGATCCGTCGTGCCGGAGCCGAGTCGTGCTACATCGACTATCACCCCTCGTTCGGGGCGAGCCCCTTCGGCAAGGTCATCTGCACGTCGATCAACGACGCCGTGCTGCACGGGCTGCCGCACGACTACGCGCTGCGCGACGGCGACCTGGTGACGCTGGATTTCGCCGTGTCCGTGGACGGCTGGGTCGCCGATTCGGCGGTCTCCTTCGTCGTGGGCACACCGCGCGACGAAGACCTCGCACTCATCGACACCACCGAGCGTGCCCTGGATGCGGCGATCCACGCCGCGACCGTCGGAAACCGCATCGGCGACATCTCCGCCGCGATCGCCGCCGTCGCCCGCGCCGACGGGTACTCCATCAACAACGACTTCGGCGGGCACGGCGTGGGGCGCGAAATGCACGGCGACCCCCACGTGGCCAACGACGGCAAGCCCGGACGCGGCTATCCGCTGCGCGCAGGCCTCGTTCTGGCCCTGGAGCCGTGGTTCCTCGCCACCACCGACAAGCTCATCACCGACCCCGACGGCTGGACGCTGCGCAGCGCCGACGGGTCGCGCGGCGCGCACTCCGAGCACACCGTGGCCATCACCGAGGAGGGGCCCGTCATCCTGACGGATCGGTCCTTCCTCGGCGTGGACTGA
- a CDS encoding tyrosine recombinase XerC has protein sequence MLLSAATDAYLADLESVRRLAPATVRAYRSDLDDLIATVGDAPLAEVDVEHLREWSWGAAQHGLARSTLARRTAAVRGLFRWAREEHLIESDPTLRLTNPKRGRTLPQVASADSLREVLEELAVRAAEGDPVTLRDSAVLELLYGAGVRVSELCGLDVDDLDPQRRTVRVLGKGSKERVVPYGGAAARALDGYLVRARPALAARADDAGAALFLGVRGRRLGVRTVYDLVTRTVGPAVGSAAVGPHALRHSAATHLLDGGADLRAVQEILGHASLGTTQIYTHVSSERLKESYRLAHPRA, from the coding sequence GTGCTGCTGAGTGCCGCGACCGACGCCTACCTCGCCGACCTGGAGTCGGTGCGGCGGCTTGCGCCGGCGACGGTGCGCGCCTACCGGTCCGACCTCGACGATCTGATCGCCACCGTCGGCGACGCGCCGCTGGCGGAGGTGGACGTCGAGCACCTGCGGGAGTGGTCATGGGGCGCGGCGCAGCACGGGCTGGCGCGCAGCACGCTGGCGCGGCGCACCGCCGCCGTGCGCGGACTGTTCCGCTGGGCGCGGGAGGAGCACCTCATCGAGTCCGACCCGACGCTCCGGCTGACCAATCCCAAACGCGGACGCACGCTGCCGCAGGTCGCCTCGGCCGACTCGCTGCGCGAGGTGCTCGAAGAGCTCGCGGTCCGCGCCGCAGAGGGCGACCCGGTGACGCTGCGCGACTCCGCCGTGCTCGAGCTCCTGTACGGCGCGGGCGTGCGCGTGTCGGAGCTGTGCGGACTCGACGTGGATGACCTGGACCCGCAGCGGCGGACCGTGCGGGTGCTGGGCAAGGGATCGAAGGAGCGGGTCGTGCCGTACGGCGGCGCCGCCGCCCGGGCCCTCGACGGGTACCTCGTGCGTGCCCGGCCCGCGCTCGCCGCGCGCGCGGACGATGCCGGGGCCGCACTCTTCCTCGGCGTCCGCGGACGGCGCCTGGGGGTGCGCACGGTGTACGACCTGGTCACCCGCACGGTCGGGCCGGCCGTGGGATCGGCGGCGGTGGGGCCCCACGCGCTGCGCCATTCCGCCGCAACCCACCTCCTGGACGGCGGCGCCGACCTCCGCGCCGTGCAGGAGATCCTCGGACACGCGAGCCTGGGCACGACGCAGATCTACACGCATGTCTCCAGCGAGCGCCTGAAGGAGTCGTACCGGCTCGCGCACCCTCGCGCGTAG
- the dprA gene encoding DNA-processing protein DprA: MSGFDLSADASTAALRGVRAASAASADVYARAVWSVLTEPGDRVAGALIAHLGAAPALRHALSGAAAESPVSPREMATARERWMPRADPALVATALERARRSGTRLVVPGDAEWPTRLDDLGEHAPHALWMQGTPGDWNVTPAVALVGARAATGYGEHVAAELSAELAGEGVTVVSGAAYGIDGAAHRAALSAGGRTVALLAGGVDRPYPTGHTDLLRRIASHGVVAGETPCGTAPSKWRFLARNRLIAALSDATIIVEAGVRSGSLNTAAHAASLGRALGAVPGPVTSAASAGAHRILREFDGVCITGADDVRELLGFTVAAPVATGSRTSELTRLLDAASTRVATPALELARRSGLAPAEVEALLGLAALSGDLLADGDGWRRAPTR; encoded by the coding sequence ATGAGTGGATTCGATCTGTCGGCCGACGCGTCCACCGCGGCATTGCGCGGCGTGCGCGCCGCATCCGCTGCATCCGCCGACGTGTACGCCCGTGCCGTGTGGAGCGTGCTCACCGAACCGGGCGACCGCGTCGCCGGAGCGCTGATCGCGCACCTGGGCGCGGCGCCCGCATTGCGGCACGCCCTCTCCGGCGCCGCAGCGGAGTCGCCCGTGTCGCCGCGGGAGATGGCGACCGCGCGGGAGCGGTGGATGCCGCGGGCCGACCCCGCACTCGTCGCCACGGCGCTGGAGCGCGCCCGGCGTTCGGGAACCCGGCTCGTCGTACCCGGGGACGCGGAATGGCCGACCCGCCTGGATGACCTGGGCGAGCACGCGCCGCATGCGCTGTGGATGCAGGGGACGCCCGGCGACTGGAACGTCACGCCCGCGGTCGCTCTGGTGGGCGCCCGCGCGGCGACCGGCTACGGGGAGCATGTGGCCGCGGAGCTGTCGGCCGAGCTGGCCGGCGAGGGGGTGACGGTCGTCTCCGGCGCCGCCTACGGGATCGACGGCGCCGCGCACAGGGCCGCGCTGTCCGCCGGCGGCCGCACCGTCGCCCTCCTGGCCGGTGGGGTCGACCGCCCGTATCCGACCGGTCACACCGACCTTCTCCGCCGCATCGCGAGCCACGGCGTGGTGGCGGGGGAGACGCCGTGCGGCACGGCACCCAGCAAGTGGCGGTTCCTCGCGCGCAACCGGCTCATCGCGGCGCTGTCCGACGCCACGATCATCGTGGAGGCCGGCGTGCGCAGCGGGTCGCTCAACACCGCCGCGCACGCGGCCTCCCTCGGCCGGGCGCTCGGTGCTGTTCCCGGGCCGGTCACCAGCGCCGCATCCGCGGGGGCGCACCGCATCCTGCGGGAGTTCGACGGGGTGTGCATCACCGGCGCCGACGACGTGCGAGAGCTTCTCGGGTTCACCGTGGCGGCGCCAGTGGCGACCGGAAGCCGCACCTCCGAGCTCACGCGCCTGCTCGATGCCGCGAGCACGCGTGTCGCGACGCCGGCCCTCGAGCTGGCGCGGCGCAGTGGCCTGGCGCCGGCGGAGGTGGAGGCGCTGCTCGGCCTGGCCGCCCTGTCCGGCGACCTCCTGGCCGACGGGGACGGCTGGCGACGCGCGCCGACCCGGTGA
- a CDS encoding YifB family Mg chelatase-like AAA ATPase, which yields MTTARTLSIALSGLDGAVVEVEADLTPQTPGFRVIGLPDKAIGEAVQRVTNACANRNLPLPRRRLTVNLSPASVPKHGSGFDVAIAVAALATEHPVDAARVASTVHIGELGLDGRLRPLPGVLPAVLAAARGGVARAVVPWANLAEAELVEGIEVFGAVCLADVLRWHGAATDAPELDAVSVQGGVEPVASDEVPDLSDVIGQPEAVEAMVVAAAGGHHVLLSGPPGAGKTMLARRLPGILPPLDDDAALTAACVRSLAGAQVTRLSRTPPWEAPHHSASVGALVGGGSRVVRPGAIARASGGVLFLDEAGEFAASALDALRQPLESGTIAIHRTGAYASYPARFQLVLATNPCPCGQYGVPGGTCVCPPHAIRRYLGRLSGPLLDRIDIELSLRRVSVAHRDAAPHVTTSAAARGRVLAARERTLARLKETPWRRNADVPGTWLRQGPLALAPIVRRPLDAALHRGALTLRGYDRVLRVAWTLADLAGRATVDVGDIGRALFLKRGVMA from the coding sequence GTGACGACCGCGCGCACGCTGTCCATCGCGCTGTCAGGGCTGGACGGCGCCGTCGTCGAGGTGGAGGCCGACCTCACGCCGCAGACACCGGGGTTCCGGGTCATCGGCCTCCCCGACAAGGCCATCGGCGAGGCCGTGCAGCGGGTGACGAATGCGTGCGCCAATCGAAACCTGCCCCTTCCGCGGCGTCGCCTGACGGTGAACCTCTCTCCGGCGAGCGTGCCCAAGCACGGGTCCGGCTTCGACGTGGCGATCGCCGTCGCGGCCTTGGCCACGGAGCATCCGGTGGATGCGGCGCGTGTGGCCTCGACCGTGCACATCGGCGAGCTCGGGCTGGACGGCCGACTGCGCCCCCTGCCGGGGGTGCTGCCCGCCGTGCTCGCGGCGGCACGCGGTGGCGTCGCCCGCGCGGTCGTCCCGTGGGCCAACCTGGCGGAGGCGGAGCTGGTGGAGGGCATCGAGGTCTTCGGCGCCGTGTGCCTGGCCGACGTGCTGCGCTGGCACGGAGCGGCCACCGATGCTCCCGAACTCGACGCCGTGAGCGTACAGGGCGGGGTCGAGCCGGTGGCGTCCGACGAGGTGCCCGACCTCTCGGACGTCATCGGGCAGCCCGAGGCGGTCGAGGCGATGGTCGTCGCCGCCGCCGGTGGGCATCACGTTCTGCTGAGCGGACCGCCGGGTGCGGGCAAGACGATGCTCGCGCGGCGGCTGCCGGGCATCCTGCCGCCCCTGGACGACGATGCGGCGCTCACGGCGGCGTGTGTGCGCTCGCTCGCGGGTGCCCAGGTGACCCGCCTCTCGCGCACGCCTCCGTGGGAGGCGCCCCACCACAGCGCGAGCGTGGGCGCTCTGGTGGGCGGCGGGTCGCGCGTCGTGCGCCCGGGTGCGATCGCGCGTGCGAGCGGCGGAGTCCTGTTCCTCGACGAGGCGGGCGAGTTCGCGGCATCGGCGCTGGATGCCCTGCGGCAGCCGCTGGAGTCCGGCACGATCGCCATCCACCGCACCGGGGCGTACGCGTCCTATCCGGCCCGGTTCCAGTTGGTGCTCGCGACCAATCCATGCCCGTGCGGTCAGTACGGGGTTCCCGGCGGCACGTGCGTGTGCCCGCCGCACGCGATCCGCCGCTACCTCGGGCGCCTGTCCGGCCCGCTGCTGGACCGCATCGACATCGAGCTGTCGCTGCGGCGGGTCTCCGTCGCCCACCGCGACGCGGCACCACACGTGACGACCAGCGCCGCCGCGCGCGGACGGGTGCTCGCCGCACGGGAGCGCACCCTGGCGCGGCTCAAGGAGACACCGTGGCGCCGCAACGCCGACGTGCCGGGGACATGGCTTCGCCAGGGCCCGCTCGCCCTGGCGCCCATCGTGCGTCGGCCGCTCGATGCCGCCCTGCATCGCGGCGCGCTCACGCTGCGCGGTTATGACCGCGTCCTGCGGGTCGCCTGGACCCTCGCCGACCTCGCCGGGCGCGCCACCGTGGACGTCGGCGACATCGGACGCGCCCTCTTCCTCAAGAGAGGGGTCATGGCATGA
- a CDS encoding RNA-binding protein, whose protein sequence is MLAAALEHVVKGIVDHPDDVTIRSSTSPRGDVLEVRVHPDDRGRVIGRGGRTAKALRTLISALADGRRVRVDVADD, encoded by the coding sequence TTGCTGGCCGCCGCGCTCGAGCACGTCGTCAAGGGGATCGTGGATCACCCCGACGACGTGACCATCCGCTCCAGCACGTCCCCGCGAGGCGACGTGCTGGAGGTGCGCGTGCACCCGGACGACCGGGGGCGCGTGATCGGGCGCGGCGGACGCACGGCCAAAGCGCTGCGTACTCTCATCTCGGCGCTCGCGGACGGTCGTCGCGTTCGCGTCGACGTCGCCGACGACTGA
- the trmD gene encoding tRNA (guanosine(37)-N1)-methyltransferase TrmD: MRIDVVSIFPSFFDALEVSLLGKARAAGVLDIRVHDLRDWTHDRHRTVDDTPYGGGAGMVMKPEPWGEALDDIVRDTRERPVFVFPSPAGEVFRQSTARELAHAPHLVFGCGRYEGIDERVFAEAATLGEVRLISLGDYVLNGGEVAAMAMIEAIGRLIPGVVGNPQSLVEESHEDGLLEYPSYTKPAVWRGREVPPILLSGNHGAIAAWRREQQMKRTRLRRPDLLAE; encoded by the coding sequence GTGCGCATCGACGTCGTCTCGATCTTCCCGTCCTTCTTCGACGCGCTCGAGGTGTCGCTCCTGGGCAAGGCCCGCGCGGCCGGCGTGCTCGATATCCGCGTCCACGACCTGCGGGACTGGACGCACGACCGTCACCGCACCGTCGATGACACCCCCTACGGCGGCGGAGCCGGCATGGTCATGAAGCCCGAGCCGTGGGGCGAGGCGCTGGATGACATCGTGCGCGACACGCGCGAGCGCCCCGTCTTCGTCTTCCCGTCCCCGGCCGGCGAGGTGTTCCGCCAGTCCACCGCGCGCGAACTCGCGCATGCGCCGCACCTGGTCTTCGGATGCGGTCGCTACGAGGGGATCGACGAGCGGGTCTTCGCCGAGGCCGCCACCCTGGGCGAGGTGCGGCTGATCAGCCTGGGCGACTACGTCCTCAACGGCGGCGAGGTCGCGGCGATGGCGATGATCGAAGCCATCGGCCGGCTCATCCCCGGCGTCGTCGGCAATCCGCAGAGCCTCGTGGAGGAGTCCCACGAAGACGGTCTCCTGGAGTACCCGTCGTACACGAAGCCGGCCGTGTGGCGCGGCCGGGAGGTGCCGCCGATCCTGCTCAGCGGCAATCACGGCGCGATCGCCGCGTGGCGCCGCGAACAGCAGATGAAGCGTACGCGCCTGCGCCGCCCCGACCTCCTGGCCGAGTGA
- the rplS gene encoding 50S ribosomal protein L19 — protein MQILDAVDAASLRSDIPDFGPGDTVKVHVNITEGTRSRIQIFQGIVLGRSGDGVRETFTVRKISFQVGVERTFPVHSPVIDHIEVVTRGDVRRAKLYYLRALRGKKAKIKEKRDR, from the coding sequence ATGCAGATCCTCGATGCCGTCGACGCGGCCTCGCTCCGTTCCGACATCCCCGACTTCGGTCCCGGTGACACCGTCAAGGTGCACGTGAACATCACCGAGGGCACGCGCTCTCGTATCCAGATCTTCCAGGGCATCGTGCTCGGTCGCTCCGGTGACGGCGTGCGCGAGACCTTCACCGTCCGCAAGATCAGCTTCCAGGTGGGCGTCGAGCGCACCTTCCCGGTGCACAGCCCGGTCATCGACCACATCGAGGTCGTGACCCGCGGCGACGTCCGCCGCGCCAAGCTCTACTACCTCCGCGCCCTGCGCGGCAAGAAGGCCAAGATCAAGGAGAAGCGCGACCGCTGA
- a CDS encoding ribonuclease HII, whose amino-acid sequence MTVVEPRLTLERRLLKEHALVIACDEVGRGALAGPVAVGAAVIDPERSRKRIPAGLRDSKLVPELKRADVAARASSWVAASAVGWASSAEIDQVGIMRALGLAAIRAIADLRTYGVVPEEAIVILDGNYDYITAAGASGLRVTPVIKADRDCASAAAASVIAKVARDAVMTGLHDETPAYQWVRNKGYASPEHRDAIRAHGMSPHHRQSWAIADAPTLF is encoded by the coding sequence GTGACGGTCGTGGAGCCGCGTCTGACGCTCGAGCGGCGCCTGCTGAAGGAGCACGCGCTGGTCATCGCGTGCGACGAGGTGGGCCGCGGTGCCCTGGCAGGCCCGGTGGCCGTCGGTGCGGCCGTGATCGACCCGGAGCGCTCACGTAAACGGATCCCCGCCGGACTGCGCGATTCCAAGCTCGTGCCCGAGCTCAAGCGTGCCGACGTGGCAGCGCGGGCGTCGTCGTGGGTCGCCGCCAGCGCCGTCGGGTGGGCGAGCTCGGCGGAGATCGACCAGGTCGGGATCATGCGGGCGCTCGGGCTGGCGGCGATCCGCGCCATCGCCGACCTGCGGACCTACGGTGTGGTCCCCGAAGAGGCGATCGTCATCCTCGACGGCAACTACGACTACATCACCGCCGCCGGTGCATCCGGGCTCCGCGTCACGCCCGTGATCAAAGCCGACCGCGATTGCGCGAGCGCCGCCGCGGCATCCGTCATCGCCAAGGTCGCCCGTGACGCGGTCATGACCGGCCTGCACGACGAGACCCCGGCCTACCAGTGGGTGCGCAACAAGGGCTACGCCAGCCCCGAGCACCGCGACGCGATCCGGGCGCACGGGATGAGCCCGCATCACCGACAGTCGTGGGCGATCGCCGACGCCCCCACGCTGTTCTGA
- a CDS encoding DUF2469 family protein: MDDDVFEDYDRELELALYREYRDVVSQFQYVIETERRFYLANEVNVVRRDTEHDFYFEISMNDVWVWDIYRADRFVKSVRVLTFKDVNVEELSRRDFQLPEELSLDG, encoded by the coding sequence ATGGATGACGATGTCTTCGAGGACTACGACCGCGAACTCGAACTCGCGCTGTACCGCGAGTATCGCGACGTCGTCTCGCAGTTCCAGTACGTGATCGAGACCGAGCGCCGCTTCTACCTCGCCAACGAGGTGAACGTCGTGCGTCGTGACACCGAGCACGACTTCTACTTCGAGATCTCGATGAACGACGTGTGGGTGTGGGACATCTACCGGGCAGACCGCTTCGTGAAGTCCGTGCGCGTGCTCACCTTCAAGGACGTCAACGTCGAGGAGCTGTCGCGCCGCGACTTCCAGCTTCCCGAAGAGCTCTCCCTCGACGGCTGA
- the rpsP gene encoding 30S ribosomal protein S16: protein MAVKIRLKRLGKIRAPYYRIVVADSRTKRDGRVIEEIGKYHPTEEPSFIEVDSDRAQYWLGVGAQPTEQVAALLKLTGDWAKFKGEKDTSSKVRVAEPKAPFEVDSSKKSVVKPKAEKKAPAADASADDAPAASDSE, encoded by the coding sequence GTGGCTGTCAAGATCCGTCTCAAGCGTCTCGGAAAGATCCGCGCGCCCTACTACCGCATCGTCGTCGCCGACTCGCGCACCAAGCGCGATGGTCGTGTCATCGAGGAGATCGGCAAGTACCACCCCACCGAGGAGCCCTCGTTCATCGAGGTCGACTCCGACCGCGCGCAGTACTGGCTCGGCGTCGGCGCACAGCCGACCGAGCAGGTCGCCGCGCTGCTGAAGCTCACCGGTGACTGGGCCAAGTTCAAGGGCGAGAAGGACACCTCCTCGAAGGTGCGCGTCGCCGAGCCGAAGGCTCCGTTCGAGGTCGACTCGTCCAAGAAGTCCGTCGTCAAGCCCAAGGCCGAGAAGAAGGCCCCCGCGGCCGACGCCTCCGCCGACGACGCCCCCGCGGCGTCCGACTCCGAGTAA
- the lepB gene encoding signal peptidase I, which yields MSSDQTASVPAAAAGPAGGEHDRRRGWLIFLRDVVVIVVVALLVSFLVKTFVVRSFYIPSASMAQTLLVDDRILVDEVTPRFGGYERGDVVVFRDPGGWLPPTVRAPRPPIVEAGEWLLSLVGLSAPDSDDHLIKRVIGVAGDHVVCCNALGQVSVNGVPIDETDYLNLPPGRDAAEPVPYEIDVPEGSLWVLGDNRDSSRDSRYNQDQPGEGFVPLENVVGRAFLKTWPVSRFGPIDFHHDVFAGVPSSEDAP from the coding sequence ATGAGCAGCGACCAGACCGCATCCGTCCCGGCGGCCGCCGCCGGTCCCGCGGGCGGGGAGCACGATCGCCGGCGCGGCTGGCTGATCTTCCTGCGCGACGTCGTGGTCATCGTCGTGGTGGCGCTCCTGGTGTCGTTCCTGGTGAAGACCTTCGTCGTGCGTTCGTTCTACATCCCATCCGCGTCGATGGCGCAGACCCTGCTCGTGGATGATCGCATCCTCGTCGACGAGGTGACGCCCCGGTTCGGCGGCTACGAGCGCGGCGACGTGGTGGTCTTCCGCGATCCGGGCGGGTGGCTCCCGCCCACCGTCCGAGCCCCGCGCCCCCCGATCGTGGAGGCCGGGGAGTGGCTCCTGTCGCTGGTGGGTCTCTCCGCGCCGGACAGCGACGATCACCTCATCAAACGGGTGATCGGCGTCGCCGGCGACCACGTGGTCTGCTGCAACGCGCTCGGGCAGGTGAGTGTCAACGGCGTCCCCATCGACGAGACCGACTACCTCAACCTTCCGCCCGGCCGCGACGCCGCCGAGCCCGTGCCGTACGAGATCGACGTGCCGGAGGGGTCGCTGTGGGTCCTGGGCGACAACCGTGACAGCTCGCGTGACTCCCGGTACAACCAGGACCAACCGGGGGAGGGCTTCGTCCCGCTGGAGAACGTCGTGGGCCGGGCGTTCCTCAAGACGTGGCCGGTGAGCCGCTTCGGTCCGATCGACTTCCACCATGACGTCTTCGCCGGCGTTCCCTCGTCCGAGGATGCGCCGTGA
- a CDS encoding MFS transporter permease → MWLRRAFFWWLFPAAVVLPAWLLAGWIAFDAGGWALLWVLFLAMPSVFVSQLILAFLVRARSSVRLTRAVSWWDVLGFGVWHALIIATGLFNATWFAPVLVLTLFVAVALFWLTLWQLWREARDGTRAYLRAADGTAYLPPQPQPQAQPKAAETPVIVVVERPPDA, encoded by the coding sequence ATGTGGCTTCGTCGCGCGTTTTTCTGGTGGTTGTTCCCGGCCGCCGTCGTGCTCCCGGCGTGGCTGCTGGCCGGCTGGATCGCGTTCGACGCCGGCGGGTGGGCGCTGCTGTGGGTGCTGTTCCTCGCGATGCCCTCGGTGTTCGTCTCCCAGCTGATCCTCGCGTTCCTCGTGCGGGCGCGCTCGAGCGTGCGCCTGACGCGAGCCGTGTCGTGGTGGGACGTGCTGGGGTTCGGGGTCTGGCATGCCCTCATCATCGCGACGGGACTGTTCAACGCCACGTGGTTCGCGCCCGTCCTCGTGCTGACCCTGTTCGTCGCCGTCGCGCTGTTCTGGCTGACGCTGTGGCAGCTGTGGCGCGAGGCGCGGGACGGCACCCGGGCCTACCTGCGCGCCGCCGACGGCACGGCCTACCTTCCGCCGCAGCCTCAGCCGCAGGCGCAGCCCAAGGCCGCTGAGACGCCCGTGATCGTCGTCGTGGAGCGCCCGCCGGACGCCTGA